The following coding sequences lie in one Lysobacter capsici genomic window:
- the holA gene encoding DNA polymerase III subunit delta, which yields MELTPERLLGQLDNEALRPVYLIAGPEPLRVLEAADAVRASARKQGIAEREIFEAEGNQREPDWNAMSASFRAPSLFASRRLLELRLPSGKPGKEGAEVISDFCADPPHDVSLLITAGDWSKQHGGKWSEAVGRIGHIAVAWAIKPHELPDWIERRLRARGLRADRDAVQSLADRVEGNLLAAAQEVDKLALLSDGETLDLERMQALVADAARFDVFRVLDAAMNGQGAQVSRMLAGLRAEGEAVPALLGMVVMELQRTAALARVSARGGNIASEFKAQRIWDSKQPMYRRALQRHDARRWELLLAQAGRVDRMAKGREAGDAWVALERLLLAVAEPRALRLLSVSAG from the coding sequence ATGGAACTGACCCCCGAGCGCCTGCTCGGTCAACTCGACAACGAAGCGCTGCGGCCGGTCTATCTGATCGCCGGTCCCGAGCCGCTGCGCGTGCTCGAGGCCGCCGACGCGGTGCGCGCCAGCGCGCGCAAGCAGGGCATCGCCGAACGCGAAATCTTCGAAGCCGAAGGCAACCAGCGCGAACCCGACTGGAACGCGATGTCGGCCTCGTTCCGCGCGCCCAGCCTGTTCGCCAGCCGGCGCCTGCTGGAACTGCGCCTGCCCAGCGGCAAGCCGGGCAAGGAAGGCGCCGAGGTCATCAGCGATTTCTGCGCCGACCCGCCGCACGACGTCAGCCTGCTGATCACCGCCGGCGACTGGAGCAAGCAGCACGGCGGCAAGTGGAGCGAAGCGGTCGGCCGGATCGGCCACATCGCGGTCGCCTGGGCGATCAAGCCGCACGAACTGCCCGACTGGATCGAACGCCGCCTGCGCGCGCGCGGCCTGCGCGCCGATCGCGACGCGGTGCAGAGCCTGGCCGACCGGGTCGAAGGCAACCTGCTCGCCGCCGCGCAGGAAGTCGACAAGCTCGCCCTGCTGTCCGACGGCGAAACCCTGGACCTCGAACGCATGCAGGCGCTGGTCGCCGACGCCGCGCGCTTCGACGTGTTCCGCGTGCTCGACGCGGCCATGAACGGGCAAGGCGCGCAGGTCTCGCGCATGCTCGCCGGCCTGCGCGCCGAGGGCGAGGCGGTGCCGGCCCTGCTCGGCATGGTGGTGATGGAATTGCAGCGCACCGCCGCGCTGGCGCGGGTCAGCGCGCGCGGCGGCAATATCGCTTCGGAATTCAAGGCGCAGCGGATCTGGGATTCGAAGCAGCCGATGTACCGCCGCGCCCTGCAGCGTCACGACGCGCGGCGCTGGGAGCTGCTGCTGGCCCAGGCCGGCCGGGTCGACCGCATGGCCAAGGGCCGCGAGGCCGGCGACGCCTGGGTCGCGCTGGAACGCCTGCTGCTGGCGGTCGCCGAGCCGCGCGCGCTGCGCCTGCTCAGCGTTTCGGCCGGTTGA
- a CDS encoding Bax inhibitor-1/YccA family protein: MIRSGNPALKESTFLDLGSGAVVRGGDQVMTLNGTVNKTGFLLLLTVLTAAFAWSQVQITEQGVIGAGPYIWGGAIGGLVLALVTTFKKTWSPVTAPLYALVEGFFLGAISSMFEARFPGIVIQAVMLTFGTLFALLFAYRSGLIKATENFKLGVVAATGGIALLYLVSFALSFFNIQVPYIHQSGIIGIGFSLFVVVIAALNLVLDFDFIETGVEQGAPKYMEWYGAFGLMVTLVWLYIEFLRLLSKIQSRN; the protein is encoded by the coding sequence ATGATCCGCAGCGGCAATCCCGCATTGAAGGAATCGACTTTCCTCGACCTGGGCAGCGGCGCGGTCGTGCGCGGCGGCGATCAGGTGATGACCCTGAACGGCACGGTCAACAAGACCGGTTTCCTGCTGCTGCTGACCGTGCTCACCGCGGCCTTCGCCTGGAGCCAGGTGCAGATCACCGAGCAAGGCGTGATCGGCGCCGGCCCGTACATCTGGGGCGGCGCGATCGGCGGCCTGGTCCTGGCCCTGGTCACCACCTTCAAGAAGACCTGGTCGCCGGTGACGGCGCCGCTGTACGCGCTGGTCGAGGGCTTCTTCCTCGGCGCGATCTCCTCGATGTTCGAGGCGCGATTCCCGGGCATCGTGATCCAGGCGGTGATGCTGACCTTCGGCACCCTGTTCGCGCTGCTGTTCGCCTACCGTTCGGGCCTGATCAAGGCGACCGAGAACTTCAAGCTCGGCGTGGTCGCGGCGACCGGCGGCATCGCCCTGCTCTACCTAGTCAGCTTCGCGCTGAGCTTCTTCAACATCCAGGTGCCGTATATCCACCAGTCGGGGATCATCGGGATCGGTTTCAGTCTGTTTGTGGTCGTGATCGCTGCGCTTAACTTGGTGCTGGATTTCGATTTCATCGAGACCGGCGTCGAACAGGGCGCGCCGAAGTACATGGAGTGGTACGGCGCATTCGGGCTGATGGTCACGCTGGTGTGGCTGTATATCGAGTTCCTGCGCTTGCTGTCGAAGATTCAGTCGCGTAACTGA
- the rsfS gene encoding ribosome silencing factor — protein sequence MTSQAQVIKTQLPNPPPPTELILKTVHAAVEELKAKDVVEIDVRGKSSVTDYMIVASGTSTRHVKSIADEVVKFAKNLDVMPLGVEGEREAEWVLVDLGDVVVHVMLPRVREFYALERLWTVGDQPPPPEGYEGKFETDDEDRF from the coding sequence TTGACCAGCCAAGCCCAAGTCATCAAGACCCAGTTGCCGAACCCGCCGCCGCCGACCGAGCTGATCCTCAAGACGGTCCACGCCGCGGTCGAAGAACTCAAGGCCAAGGATGTCGTCGAGATCGACGTACGCGGCAAGAGCAGCGTTACCGACTACATGATCGTCGCGTCCGGCACCTCCACCCGCCACGTCAAGTCGATCGCCGACGAAGTGGTCAAGTTCGCCAAGAACCTCGACGTCATGCCGCTGGGCGTGGAAGGCGAGCGCGAAGCCGAATGGGTGCTGGTCGACCTCGGCGACGTCGTCGTCCACGTCATGCTGCCGCGCGTGCGCGAGTTCTACGCGCTCGAGCGCTTGTGGACGGTCGGCGACCAGCCGCCGCCGCCGGAAGGCTACGAAGGCAAGTTCGAGACCGACGACGAAGACCGCTTCTGA
- the nadD gene encoding nicotinate-nucleotide adenylyltransferase, producing the protein MSLLVFYGGTFDPIHDGHLAIACAARDALRARVRLMPAADPPHRAPPGASAEHRARMLDLAVAGERDLVVDRRELRREGRSYTVETLREVRAEVGPEQPLALLVGADSFLDLPQWREWQALFDLAHFVVAERPGSPLDPARIEFAAGRETAEVEALRTAPAGRVYRLHQPLHAESASQVRSLIAAGQAWRQYVPAPVAAYIERHGLYGVPAVRGAPV; encoded by the coding sequence ATGAGCCTGCTCGTCTTCTACGGCGGCACCTTCGATCCGATCCACGACGGCCACCTGGCGATCGCCTGCGCCGCCCGCGACGCCCTGCGCGCGCGGGTGCGGCTGATGCCGGCCGCCGACCCGCCGCACCGCGCACCGCCCGGCGCCAGCGCCGAGCACCGCGCGCGCATGCTCGATCTGGCCGTGGCCGGCGAACGCGACCTGGTCGTCGACCGGCGCGAGCTGCGCCGCGAGGGGCGCTCCTACACGGTCGAGACCCTGCGCGAGGTCCGCGCCGAGGTCGGCCCGGAGCAACCGCTGGCCTTGCTGGTCGGCGCCGACAGCTTTCTCGACCTGCCGCAGTGGCGCGAATGGCAGGCGCTGTTCGACCTGGCCCATTTCGTCGTCGCCGAGCGCCCGGGCAGCCCGCTCGATCCGGCCCGCATCGAATTCGCAGCTGGGCGTGAGACGGCCGAGGTCGAGGCCCTGCGCACCGCCCCGGCCGGCCGGGTGTATCGCCTGCACCAGCCCCTGCACGCCGAATCGGCCAGCCAGGTGCGCTCGCTGATCGCCGCCGGACAAGCCTGGCGCCAGTATGTCCCGGCGCCGGTGGCCGCCTACATCGAACGCCACGGCCTGTACGGCGTTCCGGCCGTGCGCGGCGCGCCGGTATAG